A genomic window from Streptomyces sp. WMMC940 includes:
- a CDS encoding AAA family ATPase has product MTGRQGEVGDGWRLFRGDGRDREVAFPEPPPWRRFDGAAGGARDTGAPRPLPYLIGDAEADVVNAALHLRRPLLVTGRPGTGKSSLAYAVAHELRLGRVLSWHVNSRATLQDALYRYDAIGRLRETNLRRDRGEGAGEPDIGSYVRLGPLGTALVPGHRPRVLLVDELDKGDVDLPNDLLGVFEEGEFEIPELARLPEEQAAVEVLTADPRTRTEVVRGRVRCSEFPVVVITSNGERDFPPAFLRRCVRLDLPEPDEERLVEIVRAHLGDGSAPDGADELLHAFLARRGRGELATDQLLNAVFLRRGGVDLDADGLLDAVLHRLGGTV; this is encoded by the coding sequence ATGACAGGGCGTCAGGGCGAGGTGGGGGACGGCTGGCGGCTGTTCCGGGGCGACGGCCGGGACCGGGAAGTGGCGTTCCCCGAACCTCCGCCGTGGCGGCGCTTCGACGGCGCGGCGGGGGGCGCGCGGGACACCGGCGCGCCGCGGCCTCTGCCGTATCTGATCGGCGACGCCGAGGCCGACGTCGTCAACGCCGCGCTGCATCTGCGCCGGCCGCTGCTGGTGACCGGCCGCCCCGGAACCGGCAAGTCGTCCCTCGCGTACGCCGTCGCCCATGAGCTGAGGCTCGGCCGGGTGCTGAGCTGGCACGTCAACAGCCGCGCCACGCTCCAGGACGCCCTCTACCGCTACGACGCGATCGGCCGGCTGCGCGAGACCAATCTGCGCCGTGACCGCGGTGAGGGGGCCGGTGAGCCGGACATCGGCTCCTATGTGCGCCTCGGGCCGCTGGGCACGGCGCTCGTTCCCGGACACCGGCCCCGTGTGCTGCTGGTCGACGAGCTCGACAAGGGCGACGTGGACCTGCCGAACGATCTGCTCGGCGTCTTCGAGGAGGGCGAGTTCGAGATCCCGGAACTCGCGCGGCTGCCCGAGGAGCAGGCCGCCGTCGAGGTGCTGACCGCCGATCCCCGGACACGGACCGAGGTGGTGCGTGGCCGGGTGCGCTGCTCGGAGTTCCCCGTCGTCGTCATCACCAGTAACGGCGAGCGGGACTTCCCGCCCGCGTTCCTGCGCCGCTGCGTCCGGCTCGACCTCCCCGAGCCGGACGAGGAGCGGCTGGTGGAGATCGTCCGGGCCCATCTGGGCGACGGGTCCGCGCCGGACGGCGCGGACGAGCTGCTGCACGCGTTCCTGGCCCGGCGCGGGCGCGGGGAGCTCGCCACCGACCAGCTGCTGAACGCGGTGTTCCTGCGCAGGGGCGGGGTCGACCTGGACGCCGACGGGCTGCTGGACGCCGTACTGCACCGGCTCGGCGGGACGGTGTAG
- a CDS encoding SAV_2336 N-terminal domain-related protein, with protein sequence MWRELRRVLGDSGIELAHEELLDAVWLAQRLPPGASSALGAAAAGSAPQPPVAPPDDSGAGVPGGAPRSRGTSPAGPPEAGPAVSPGGGVGPRPGRPAGPPPGTGLYGAPDARSTLPRGSALSTPVAQRPAVPVRAPEARALASAELRLGRALRPLKQLRPDGRAQELDEPATVAAMAETGLPDVVLRPARTRWLDLALVVDDGVSMLLWQRLAAETRRLLERSGAFRDVRVYSLDSRSPGAPALGHRPFVQDPAPLPLTAVADPCGHTLLLVVSDGVGPAWRDGRMRRALDRAAALGPTAVLHALPHRLWDGSGIRAEPWRVTTLRRGAANRTWRVADPVLPPELAPYAGVPVPVLAPDPDSVGAWARLVGSSGTSVVLPLLAPRAPARHYAATRTGGGDGLLGFRNASSPQAYRLAAHLAAVAPVSVPVMRLVQDALGPDVDTGHLAEVFLGGLMRGADGPERDLLPQHRAFDFAEDARRILLDTVPPSDLVRTTRAVTLRMAELVDGTAGFPAWLPHPSGRDTVAGGAQPFGWVDARLLRRLGMPAPAGTESAGTKPAGSGPGRTDPVRTDPAGPDPGRTDAVRRDPASPAAGPTHAREADGPGAGTPAPGKRAPQPGPAARTEATPRAPEAPSAGKAPPAPMPSFVDRPGGAWVSRHPAEEPRTAGPYRLVARRLGGWPRIGVFLGTSGSHASYVLLRVPESLDRDTAVDLLTTEAEALIRLGAPHAPRLLGVSTRSGTGWLAGECLADPVTGEPADNLLTLRARDGALAPERFLSVGRRFAAAMAKAHSEDLVHGTLLPSSVLIAGDDVRVTGWMTASVDGRPSPHRRMFVQPVEYEAPELTGSPEGPTRASDMYAVGSILLAAVTGQWGTSFSSTAVPPVPGVPAEVSALLADCVAQEPSARPSADELLWAFAPESRPALPALPAVPIGRDDAGRPVPLDVNGPEHGGLGPHGLVRGGADAERRDLLTGIVQGLAESCPSDTLTVVCAGRDGALPGSRLAALPQVVWCDTVVGRPERLRELTGLLLKERRRRGTTSKSAGLPRLLVVLDDFDRIAGAEESFFALADELRALSGCPGVHVLVARRSGRSPLVDLIAPSYTVELAAPRARLHHGAGAPVPFTPVRARSGPAHGWDHGERHAHGVTLLREGRAELALRLLGDALTAREEALGDGHEATLDSRHEHASALLALGRNAEALDEYRHVARVRARVLGTDHRGTLDARQQAAGALGLLGRHSEALTLYLDVLSKRERVQGPTHADTMRCRHGVAATLGSLGRLTEAYQVARETHRARTGELGELHAETLVTLRELAHTAARMERWEEAAELYGTLAAGWTRTLGAGHADTVAAVRDSASARRRAHGGRTPPGPPEGRS encoded by the coding sequence GTGTGGCGGGAGCTGCGGCGGGTCCTCGGGGACAGCGGGATCGAGCTGGCCCACGAGGAGTTGCTGGACGCGGTGTGGCTGGCGCAGCGGCTGCCGCCCGGCGCGTCGTCGGCACTCGGCGCCGCCGCGGCCGGATCCGCGCCGCAGCCGCCGGTGGCTCCCCCCGACGACAGCGGGGCCGGGGTGCCCGGCGGGGCGCCGCGCTCGCGCGGGACGTCGCCCGCCGGACCGCCGGAGGCCGGGCCGGCCGTCTCCCCCGGCGGGGGAGTCGGCCCCCGTCCCGGCCGCCCGGCGGGCCCTCCCCCGGGCACCGGACTGTACGGGGCGCCGGACGCCCGCAGCACCCTCCCGCGCGGCTCGGCCCTCTCCACGCCGGTGGCGCAGCGTCCCGCCGTGCCGGTGCGTGCCCCGGAGGCCCGGGCGCTTGCCTCGGCGGAGCTGCGTCTGGGCCGGGCGCTCCGGCCCCTGAAGCAGCTACGTCCGGACGGGCGGGCCCAGGAGCTGGACGAGCCGGCCACGGTGGCCGCAATGGCCGAGACCGGACTGCCGGACGTGGTGCTGCGTCCCGCCCGGACCCGCTGGCTCGACCTGGCCCTGGTCGTGGACGACGGGGTGTCGATGCTGCTGTGGCAGCGGCTCGCGGCCGAGACCCGGCGACTGCTGGAGCGCAGCGGCGCGTTCCGCGACGTCCGGGTGTACTCGCTCGACAGCAGAAGCCCCGGTGCTCCGGCGCTGGGCCACCGCCCCTTCGTCCAGGACCCGGCGCCACTCCCGCTCACCGCGGTCGCGGACCCGTGCGGGCACACCCTGCTGCTCGTCGTCAGCGACGGTGTGGGGCCGGCCTGGCGGGACGGCCGGATGCGCCGCGCGCTGGACCGGGCGGCCGCGCTCGGCCCGACGGCCGTACTCCACGCCCTGCCTCATCGGCTCTGGGACGGCTCGGGCATCCGCGCCGAACCGTGGCGGGTGACCACCCTGCGGCGCGGCGCGGCGAACCGCACCTGGAGGGTCGCCGACCCGGTGCTGCCGCCCGAACTCGCCCCGTACGCCGGGGTTCCCGTGCCGGTGCTGGCTCCGGATCCCGATTCGGTGGGGGCCTGGGCGCGGCTCGTCGGCTCGTCCGGCACCTCCGTGGTGCTTCCGCTGCTGGCGCCGCGCGCCCCGGCTCGTCACTACGCCGCGACGCGCACGGGCGGCGGCGACGGTCTGCTGGGGTTCCGGAACGCATCGTCCCCCCAGGCCTACCGGCTGGCGGCGCATCTGGCGGCGGTGGCGCCGGTGTCGGTGCCCGTGATGCGCCTGGTCCAGGACGCGCTGGGGCCCGACGTCGACACGGGCCATCTGGCGGAGGTCTTCCTCGGCGGGCTGATGCGCGGGGCCGACGGGCCGGAACGGGACCTGCTGCCGCAGCACCGCGCGTTCGACTTCGCCGAGGACGCCCGGCGCATCCTGCTCGACACGGTCCCGCCCTCGGATCTGGTGCGCACCACCCGGGCCGTCACCCTGCGCATGGCCGAACTCGTCGACGGGACGGCCGGATTCCCGGCATGGCTGCCGCACCCCTCGGGCCGGGACACGGTGGCCGGGGGCGCGCAGCCGTTCGGCTGGGTGGACGCGCGACTGCTGCGACGGCTGGGCATGCCGGCCCCGGCCGGCACGGAGTCGGCCGGCACCAAGCCGGCAGGCTCAGGACCGGGTCGCACGGATCCGGTTCGCACGGACCCCGCCGGCCCGGATCCGGGTCGCACGGATGCCGTTCGCAGGGATCCGGCCTCTCCCGCCGCGGGCCCGACGCACGCCCGGGAGGCGGACGGTCCGGGTGCCGGGACGCCGGCGCCCGGGAAGCGGGCTCCGCAGCCGGGGCCGGCGGCGCGGACGGAGGCGACGCCACGTGCGCCGGAAGCGCCGAGTGCCGGGAAGGCTCCGCCCGCCCCCATGCCGTCGTTCGTCGACCGGCCCGGTGGTGCCTGGGTGTCGCGACACCCCGCGGAGGAACCGCGCACCGCCGGCCCGTACCGGCTCGTCGCCCGCAGACTCGGCGGTTGGCCGCGGATCGGCGTCTTCCTCGGCACGTCCGGCAGCCACGCCTCGTACGTCCTGCTCCGGGTCCCCGAGTCGCTGGACCGGGACACGGCCGTGGACCTGCTGACCACCGAGGCCGAGGCGCTGATCCGGCTCGGCGCCCCGCACGCACCGCGGCTGCTCGGCGTGAGCACCCGCAGCGGGACGGGCTGGCTGGCCGGCGAGTGCCTGGCGGACCCCGTGACGGGCGAGCCCGCCGACAACCTGCTCACCCTGCGCGCCCGCGACGGCGCCCTCGCCCCCGAGCGGTTCCTCTCCGTGGGACGGCGGTTCGCCGCGGCCATGGCGAAGGCCCACAGCGAGGACCTGGTCCACGGCACGCTGCTGCCCAGCTCGGTTCTGATCGCGGGCGACGACGTCCGCGTCACGGGCTGGATGACCGCGTCGGTGGACGGCAGGCCAAGCCCGCACCGGCGGATGTTCGTCCAGCCGGTCGAGTACGAGGCGCCCGAGCTCACCGGCTCCCCCGAAGGGCCCACCAGGGCCTCGGACATGTACGCGGTCGGATCGATCCTCCTCGCGGCCGTGACCGGCCAGTGGGGAACGTCCTTCTCCAGCACGGCCGTTCCACCCGTTCCGGGCGTGCCCGCGGAGGTGTCCGCGCTCCTCGCCGACTGCGTCGCCCAGGAACCCTCGGCCCGCCCGTCGGCGGACGAGCTGCTGTGGGCGTTCGCCCCGGAGAGCCGCCCGGCTCTCCCCGCGCTCCCCGCCGTCCCGATCGGCCGGGACGACGCGGGGCGGCCGGTCCCGCTCGACGTCAACGGACCGGAGCACGGCGGCCTCGGACCACACGGCCTCGTGCGGGGCGGGGCGGACGCCGAGCGCCGGGACCTGCTCACCGGCATCGTGCAGGGGCTCGCCGAGTCCTGCCCGTCCGACACCCTCACGGTCGTCTGCGCGGGCCGCGACGGCGCCCTGCCCGGCTCCCGACTCGCCGCGCTGCCGCAGGTGGTGTGGTGCGACACCGTCGTCGGCCGCCCCGAGCGGCTGCGCGAGCTGACGGGACTGCTGCTCAAGGAGCGCCGGCGACGGGGGACGACGTCCAAGTCGGCGGGCCTGCCCCGGCTGCTCGTCGTCCTCGACGACTTCGACCGGATCGCGGGCGCCGAGGAGTCGTTCTTCGCCCTCGCCGACGAGCTCAGGGCCCTCAGCGGGTGCCCGGGCGTCCATGTCCTCGTGGCACGGCGCTCCGGACGCAGCCCGCTCGTGGACCTGATCGCCCCCTCGTACACGGTCGAACTCGCCGCGCCCCGTGCCCGGCTCCACCACGGCGCGGGCGCACCCGTGCCCTTCACCCCGGTGCGCGCCCGAAGCGGGCCCGCCCATGGGTGGGACCACGGCGAGCGGCACGCCCACGGGGTGACGCTGCTGCGCGAGGGACGCGCCGAACTCGCCCTGCGGCTGCTCGGTGACGCCCTGACCGCGCGGGAGGAGGCCCTGGGCGACGGGCACGAGGCCACCCTGGACTCCCGTCACGAGCACGCCTCCGCCCTGCTGGCACTCGGCAGGAACGCGGAGGCCCTCGACGAGTACCGGCACGTCGCCCGCGTCCGGGCGCGGGTGCTCGGCACCGACCACAGGGGCACGCTGGACGCCCGCCAGCAGGCGGCCGGCGCGCTCGGGCTGCTGGGCCGCCACAGCGAGGCACTGACGCTGTACCTCGACGTGCTCTCCAAACGCGAGCGGGTGCAGGGCCCGACGCACGCGGACACGATGCGGTGCCGGCACGGCGTCGCCGCCACGCTGGGGTCGCTGGGCCGGCTCACCGAGGCGTACCAGGTGGCGCGCGAGACCCACCGCGCCCGCACGGGAGAACTGGGCGAACTCCACGCCGAAACCCTCGTCACCCTGCGTGAACTGGCGCATACGGCGGCCCGGATGGAGCGCTGGGAGGAGGCCGCCGAGCTGTACGGGACGCTGGCGGCGGGCTGGACCCGCACCCTGGGCGCCGGCCATGCCGACACCGTGGCGGCCGTACGGGACAGCGCGTCGGCGCGGCGGCGGGCGCACGGTGGGAGGACCCCGCCCGGGCCACCGGAGGGCCGTTCCTAG
- a CDS encoding NUDIX domain-containing protein, translated as MTTDAYAAYIAALPRVLSGAATLFRDAAGRALLVEPNYRAGWALPGGTIESDAGETPREAARRETLEEIGLDVEPGRLLVVDWVRGPGRPPVVAYVYDGGVLDDERFSAIRLQEEELVSWKLVPREDITRYLLGSLGPRVLAALDALAADTAPVELVDGRPVT; from the coding sequence GTGACCACCGACGCATACGCCGCCTACATCGCCGCCCTCCCCCGCGTGCTCTCCGGGGCCGCGACCCTCTTCCGGGACGCCGCCGGACGGGCCCTGCTCGTGGAACCCAACTACCGTGCGGGGTGGGCGCTTCCGGGCGGGACGATCGAGTCCGACGCCGGGGAGACGCCCCGGGAGGCCGCACGGCGGGAGACGCTGGAGGAGATCGGCCTGGACGTCGAGCCGGGCCGACTGCTCGTCGTCGACTGGGTCCGGGGACCGGGGCGACCGCCTGTCGTCGCGTACGTCTACGACGGCGGGGTGCTCGACGACGAGCGGTTCTCGGCGATCAGGCTCCAGGAGGAGGAGCTGGTGTCGTGGAAGCTCGTGCCGAGGGAGGACATCACCCGGTATCTGCTCGGCTCGCTCGGTCCGCGGGTGCTCGCCGCACTGGACGCCCTGGCGGCGGACACGGCTCCGGTCGAACTGGTCGACGGCCGCCCGGTGACCTGA
- a CDS encoding SIR2 family NAD-dependent protein deacylase, with amino-acid sequence MTMVAILSGAGISTDSGIPDYRGPNGLWRRDPEAEKLVTYEHYMADPDIRRRSWRMRLDGPVLHAEPNAAHVAIAEFERSGHALRVITQNVDGLHQMAGVSHRKVLELHGTARTVVCTGCHARSSMEDALERVKAGEADPACASCGGILKSATVMFGQRLDPVVLGEAMGIAKACEVFIAVGSSLQVQPAASLAGIAAEHGARLIIVNAEPTPYDELADEVVREPIGSALPELLRRLRRGAAPGGPPPGRG; translated from the coding sequence ATGACCATGGTCGCGATTCTCAGCGGAGCCGGTATCTCCACGGACTCCGGCATCCCCGACTACCGCGGGCCCAACGGGCTGTGGCGGCGCGACCCGGAGGCCGAGAAGCTGGTCACCTACGAGCACTACATGGCCGATCCGGACATCCGCCGCCGCTCGTGGCGCATGCGTCTCGACGGCCCCGTCCTGCACGCCGAGCCGAACGCCGCGCATGTCGCCATCGCCGAGTTCGAACGCAGCGGGCACGCGCTCCGGGTGATCACGCAGAACGTGGACGGACTGCACCAGATGGCCGGGGTGTCGCACCGCAAGGTGCTCGAACTGCACGGCACCGCGCGGACGGTGGTGTGCACCGGCTGCCACGCCCGCTCGTCCATGGAGGACGCGCTGGAGCGGGTGAAGGCCGGCGAGGCCGATCCGGCGTGCGCCTCCTGCGGGGGGATCCTGAAGTCGGCGACGGTCATGTTCGGCCAGCGTCTCGACCCCGTGGTGCTCGGGGAGGCGATGGGTATCGCCAAGGCCTGTGAGGTCTTCATCGCGGTGGGCTCCAGCCTCCAGGTGCAGCCCGCGGCCTCGCTGGCCGGGATCGCGGCGGAGCACGGGGCCCGGCTGATCATCGTGAACGCGGAGCCGACGCCGTACGACGAACTCGCCGACGAGGTCGTGCGCGAGCCGATCGGCTCGGCACTCCCGGAGCTGCTGCGGCGCCTGCGCCGAGGGGCGGCGCCGGGCGGTCCGCCTCCCGGCCGGGGCTGA
- a CDS encoding methylated-DNA--[protein]-cysteine S-methyltransferase: MSRTHTVTDSPYGPLTLVATDSVLSGLYMTEQRHRPGEEDFGEPDPRPFREVVRQLDAYFAGELKDFDLPMHLAGTPFQRTVWEQLLLIPYGETRTYGELAGALGNPGASRAVGLANGKNPIGIIVPCHRVIGASGSLTGYGGGLDRKQRLLAFERGVPGDGLF; encoded by the coding sequence ATGAGCCGCACCCACACCGTCACCGACAGCCCGTACGGCCCGCTCACCCTCGTCGCCACCGACTCCGTCCTCAGCGGGCTGTACATGACCGAGCAGCGTCACCGCCCCGGCGAGGAGGACTTCGGGGAGCCCGATCCCCGGCCCTTCCGCGAGGTGGTGAGGCAACTCGACGCCTACTTCGCCGGTGAGCTGAAGGACTTCGACCTGCCGATGCATCTCGCGGGCACGCCCTTCCAGCGCACCGTCTGGGAACAGCTGCTGCTGATCCCGTACGGCGAGACCCGCACCTACGGCGAGCTCGCCGGGGCACTCGGCAATCCCGGTGCCTCCCGCGCCGTCGGCCTCGCCAACGGGAAGAACCCGATCGGGATCATCGTCCCCTGCCACCGGGTGATCGGAGCCTCCGGCAGTCTGACCGGGTACGGCGGCGGGCTGGACCGCAAGCAGCGGCTGCTGGCCTTCGAGCGGGGGGTGCCCGGCGACGGGCTGTTCTGA
- a CDS encoding AlkA N-terminal domain-containing protein: MHTDTERCVRAVRSRDARFDGWFFTAVLTTRIYCRPSCPAVPPKAENMTFHPSAAACQQAGFRACKRCRPDTSPGSPEWNARADAVARAMRLIQDGVVDREGVTGLAARLGYSTRQVERQLLAEVGAGPLALARAQRAQTARLLVETTSLPMAEVAFAAGFSSIRTFNDTVREVFALAPGELRTRATTRRGGAPLPAPPGVLTLRLPFRAPLNPDNLFGHLAATAVPGVEEWRDGAYRRTLTLPNGHGIVSLSPRPDHIACRLSLTDHRDLTFAISVCRRMLDLDADPVAVDDQLRTDPLLAPLVDKAPGRRVPRTVDAAEFAVRAVLGQQVSTAAARTHAARLVTAHGAPVQDPEGGLTRLFPAPGALADVDPETLAFPRSRRTTLTTLFGALADGTLRLGPDSDWDEARARLSALPGFGPWTVEAIAMRALGDPDAFPATDLGIRHAAAALGLPPTPAALTRRAAAWRPWRAYAVQYLWATGDHPINRLPV, translated from the coding sequence ATGCACACCGACACCGAGCGCTGCGTACGGGCCGTGCGGTCCCGGGACGCGCGGTTCGACGGGTGGTTCTTCACCGCCGTGCTGACGACCCGGATCTACTGCCGGCCGAGCTGCCCCGCCGTGCCGCCCAAGGCCGAGAACATGACCTTCCACCCCAGCGCCGCCGCCTGCCAGCAGGCCGGGTTCCGGGCCTGCAAGCGGTGCCGCCCGGACACCAGCCCCGGATCGCCGGAGTGGAACGCCCGCGCCGACGCCGTCGCCCGTGCGATGCGCCTGATCCAGGACGGGGTCGTGGACCGGGAGGGCGTGACCGGACTCGCGGCCAGGCTGGGGTACTCGACCCGGCAGGTCGAGCGGCAGTTGCTCGCCGAGGTCGGCGCGGGTCCGCTGGCGCTGGCCCGGGCCCAGCGCGCACAGACCGCGCGGCTCCTCGTGGAGACGACCTCGCTGCCGATGGCCGAGGTGGCGTTCGCCGCCGGCTTCTCGTCGATCCGGACCTTCAACGACACCGTCCGCGAGGTGTTCGCGCTCGCCCCGGGCGAGCTGCGGACCCGCGCCACGACCCGGCGCGGCGGGGCGCCGCTCCCGGCCCCACCAGGCGTGCTCACGCTCCGGCTCCCGTTCCGAGCGCCCCTCAACCCCGACAACCTCTTCGGGCATCTGGCCGCGACCGCCGTCCCCGGCGTGGAGGAGTGGCGCGACGGCGCCTACCGCCGCACGCTCACGCTCCCGAACGGGCACGGCATCGTCTCCCTGTCCCCACGCCCGGACCACATCGCGTGCCGGCTGTCGCTCACCGACCACCGCGACCTGACCTTCGCCATCAGCGTCTGCCGCCGGATGCTCGACCTCGACGCCGACCCCGTCGCCGTGGACGACCAGCTCCGCACGGACCCGCTGCTCGCGCCGCTCGTGGACAAGGCGCCGGGGCGCCGCGTGCCGCGCACCGTCGACGCCGCCGAGTTCGCGGTGCGGGCCGTCCTCGGCCAGCAGGTCTCCACCGCGGCCGCCCGCACCCACGCCGCCCGGCTGGTCACGGCCCACGGCGCACCCGTACAGGACCCCGAGGGCGGCCTCACCCGTCTCTTCCCCGCTCCCGGGGCCCTGGCCGACGTCGACCCGGAGACGCTAGCGTTCCCGCGCAGCCGGCGCACCACCCTCACCACGCTGTTCGGCGCCCTCGCCGACGGCACGCTCCGCCTCGGCCCCGACAGCGACTGGGACGAGGCCCGGGCGCGGCTCTCCGCGCTGCCCGGCTTCGGCCCCTGGACCGTGGAAGCCATCGCGATGCGGGCGCTCGGCGACCCGGACGCGTTCCCGGCCACCGACCTCGGTATCCGCCACGCGGCAGCCGCCCTGGGGCTGCCCCCGACGCCCGCCGCGCTCACCCGCCGCGCCGCCGCCTGGCGGCCCTGGCGCGCCTACGCCGTCCAGTACCTCTGGGCAACCGGCGACCACCCGATCAACCGTCTCCCCGTCTGA
- a CDS encoding LCP family protein produces MRRLTAGLTVLAGLASWPWLGAQTAPAADGPAARDTGRGTNILIVGIDSRTGLSADEKRRLHVGGEGCDCTDVMMLVHLSEDRRRASVVSVPRDSYVEYAAPEGTTGAAPRGKINGAFKIGRGPLAVRTVEKVTGLSVDHYLETGFTGFEQAVNDLGGATVCTDKPLKDANSGLDITAGTHHLDGNRALGYARARHLDPPGDLGRVRRQQRMLADLLDGLTVRGALADPVTTADTARRLLRSVRTDARTGMNDLIGIGWTLGRLPADRIEFATVPIAHFDHRVPGVGSTLLWHESRSRALWEALRADRPITGDTRIMPVPETRAETDPARIKVRVDDANAATALRRSGFVVTDTSASAPAERPAGPPVITFPAGRKADANTLAAALPGARLREVTRPEGILDVAVGSEPVVVRTVTYDRNAAEGAPVTADRLRCAGSPSPTS; encoded by the coding sequence ATGCGCCGTCTGACCGCAGGACTCACCGTGCTGGCCGGACTGGCCTCCTGGCCCTGGCTCGGTGCGCAGACCGCCCCCGCCGCGGACGGTCCCGCCGCGCGGGACACCGGCCGTGGCACCAACATCCTGATCGTCGGCATCGACAGCCGCACCGGTCTGTCGGCCGACGAGAAGCGACGCCTGCACGTCGGCGGCGAAGGATGCGACTGCACCGACGTGATGATGCTCGTTCACCTCTCCGAGGACCGGCGGCGGGCGAGCGTCGTCTCCGTCCCCCGGGACAGCTACGTCGAGTACGCCGCTCCCGAGGGCACGACCGGGGCGGCCCCGCGCGGGAAGATCAACGGAGCCTTCAAGATCGGCCGCGGTCCGCTGGCGGTGCGCACCGTCGAGAAGGTGACGGGCCTCAGCGTCGACCACTACCTGGAGACGGGCTTCACCGGATTCGAACAGGCCGTCAACGACCTCGGTGGCGCCACCGTGTGCACGGACAAGCCGCTCAAGGACGCGAACTCCGGCCTCGACATCACCGCGGGCACACACCACCTCGACGGGAACAGGGCACTCGGCTACGCCCGGGCACGGCACCTCGACCCTCCGGGGGACCTCGGCCGGGTCCGCCGCCAGCAGCGCATGCTCGCCGACCTGCTCGACGGGCTGACCGTCCGCGGTGCGCTGGCCGACCCCGTCACGACGGCGGACACGGCACGCCGGCTGCTCAGGTCGGTGCGCACCGACGCCCGTACGGGCATGAACGACCTCATCGGCATCGGCTGGACGCTGGGGCGGCTGCCCGCGGACCGCATCGAGTTCGCCACGGTGCCGATCGCCCACTTCGACCACCGAGTGCCCGGCGTGGGTTCCACGCTCCTCTGGCACGAGTCGCGCTCCCGGGCGCTGTGGGAGGCCCTGCGCGCCGACCGCCCGATCACCGGGGACACCCGCATCATGCCCGTTCCCGAGACCCGTGCCGAGACCGACCCCGCCCGGATCAAGGTGCGCGTCGACGACGCGAACGCCGCCACGGCGCTGCGGCGCAGCGGGTTCGTGGTGACGGACACCTCGGCGTCCGCCCCCGCCGAGCGTCCCGCGGGACCGCCGGTGATCACCTTCCCGGCCGGGCGGAAAGCCGACGCGAACACCCTCGCCGCCGCCCTCCCCGGGGCCCGCCTCCGGGAGGTCACCCGCCCCGAAGGGATCCTCGACGTCGCCGTCGGCTCCGAGCCCGTCGTGGTCAGGACGGTCACCTACGACCGCAACGCGGCCGAGGGCGCGCCCGTCACCGCGGACCGGCTCCGCTGTGCCGGCTCGCCGTCCCCGACGTCGTAG
- a CDS encoding O-acetyl-ADP-ribose deacetylase has protein sequence MTGHPTIRLVRGDITEQDVDAVVNAANSSLLGGGGVDGAIHRRGGPEILEECRRLRASHYGKGLPTGQAVATTAGRLPARWVVHTVGPVHSRSEDRSGQLASCYRESLRVADELGARTVAFPAISTGIYGWPMDDGARIATETVRNTTTTSVEEVLFVLFDEPAYEAFAAHTG, from the coding sequence ATGACCGGTCACCCCACGATCAGACTCGTCCGCGGTGACATCACCGAGCAGGACGTCGACGCCGTCGTCAACGCCGCGAACTCCTCCCTCCTCGGCGGCGGAGGGGTCGACGGGGCGATCCACCGGCGCGGTGGGCCGGAGATCCTGGAGGAGTGCCGGAGACTGCGGGCCTCCCACTACGGCAAGGGCCTGCCGACCGGCCAGGCGGTCGCGACCACCGCCGGGCGGCTCCCGGCCCGCTGGGTGGTCCACACCGTCGGCCCGGTCCACAGCCGCTCCGAGGACCGCTCCGGGCAGCTGGCCTCCTGCTACCGCGAATCCCTCCGCGTGGCGGACGAACTCGGTGCCCGTACGGTCGCGTTCCCCGCCATCTCCACCGGCATCTACGGCTGGCCCATGGACGACGGCGCCCGGATCGCGACCGAGACGGTGCGCAACACGACGACGACCTCGGTGGAGGAGGTCCTCTTCGTCCTGTTCGACGAACCGGCGTACGAGGCGTTCGCGGCGCACACGGGCTGA